TCGTAATTGTTTTTGCAATTACCATTCTATTTGCTATTTTCGGACAGGTACTTTTCAAAGGTTTCCTTGCCGCTATCGCAATTTTGATTTCCATCATAGCAGGCTACGTTGCATCACTCGCTCTGGGACTTGTTGATTTTTCACCAGTGGCAGAAGCTTCTATCTTTGCACTGCCGAACTTCATGTTCCCGATTTTCGACTTGCCCTCCATCCTGATTATCGTGCCTGCTTCACTGGTTGTAATTTCAGAGCACATCGGTCATCAGGTAGTAACCAGTGAAATCGTTGGCCGTGATTTGATCAAAGATCCCGGACTTCACCGTTCCCTGTTGGGTGATGGTATTTCCACTACCCTTTCCGGTCTTTGCGGAGCAGTTCCAACAACTACTTACGGCGAAAACATCGGGGTTATGGCTGTGACACGAGTTTACAGTGTATGGGTCATCGGCGGTGCAGCTGTTTTCTCCATCGTTCTCGCATTTATTGGAAAAGCTTCTGGACTGATCAACACAATTCCCGGTCCTGTTATGGGAGGGATCAGCTTTCTTCTTTATGGGATGATTGCTGCCTCTGGATTGAGACTTTTGGTCGACAAAAAGGTTGATTACAGCAGAAGCCGCAACCTGGCACTTTCTGCGGTTGTATTTGTAACAGGACTATCCGGGGCATTTATTCAGATTGGGGAAGTTCAGTTAAAAGGGATGTGCCTTGCTACGATCGTAGGAATGGCATTAAGCCTCGTCTTCTACATGATTGACAAAGCAAACCTTGCTAACGATTAATAAGCAACCATTACAGCATATGATACTGAAAAATAAGTACGAATAAGTTTGAAAGAAAACTGCCGGCAGCAATTTCCGGCAGTTTTCTTTTGCTTTTAAATTATTGTAGTCAATGTCCCCGTTCAGCTTTGCTTTGATTGAAAAAAGCAGTCAGTTATTTCTACCAGTATTGTGTTTCGACAGGAATAACGCAGCTATGAGAGAACCAAAAAGAGGCTGCCTCAAAATGAGACAACCTCTGGTTGTAATACGATTATTATTCCTGATCTTCAGCTACAGCTGCATCTTCAATGCTTTCCACAGCAGGAGCTTCCTCGATTGCTTCTGCAGCAGATGCTTCCTCAGCAACAGCTTCCGCTGGTGCAGCTTCTGCCTCTGACGTTGTCGGAGGTTCTAAAGTTTCCTTTATGCTCAGGCTTATTCTTTTTCTATCCTTGTCGATTTCAAGAATCTTAGCAGATACTTCCTGTCCTACAGAAATTTCATCTGCAATATTGGTTACTCTCTTGTAAGCGATCTCAGAAATGTGAACAAGTCCATCCAGACCTGGCTCAAGCTCTACGAATGCACCATAATCCTTGATCTGTACGATCTTTCCGGAGATAGTCTGACCTACCTGATAGTTTTCGTCGATAACAGTCCATGGTTCTGGTCTGTTCTGCTTTAATCCCAAGGAGATTTTGCCTTTTTCTGTGTTCATGGAAAGGATCTTTACCTGCACCTTTTCACCAATTTTCAGTGCTTCCTGCGGATGCTTCAGCTTGCCCCAGGAAATTTCTGAAATGTGCAGAAGACCATCGATTCCGCCGATATCAACAAATGCACCGTATTCGGTAAATCTCATGACAGTACCGTCTACAACATCGCCAACATGCAGAGAATCCCAGATTTCCTGAACCTTTTTCTGTTTTTCTTCTGACAAGAATGCTTTGTGTGAGAAAACAACCTTGTTTTTCTTCTGATCAACCTTTGTTACTCTTACAGGCAGAATTTTACCCATAAACTCGTCCGCTTTGTCGATAAATTTATCGGAAAGCTGGGAAAGCGGAATAAAACCGGAAACTTCTTTGTAAACTGCGATGACTCCACCGTTTACTTGTTTCACGACTTTTGCATTAATCGGTGATTTATTTTCAAGAGCATTATTGATTTCATCCCAATGCTCGTTTACTTCAAGCTTCTTTTTAGACAGGAGAATGTTACCATCGCCATCGTCAGTTTTCAATACTTTAGCTTGAATTTCGTCGCCTTCTTTAAATAAATCAGTTAATTCCTGGTCTCCTTCCAGTGTAAACTCGTCTCTTGGAATGACACCGTCTTTTTTGCAACCAAGATTTACTACGATTTCTCTGTTAGAAACCTGTATAACCTCTCCGTTTACAATCTCTCCGCTGCGTGGCAATCTTAAGGACTTTTCAATTTCGTCCATCAGATCGTGCATCATACTATCTTTCTTGTTTTCAGTGAATAATTCACTCATGGTAGCAATAACCTCCTTAATTATACGTTCGGGAGTCGAGGCTCCCGCCGCTATTCCTATTTTATTACATAACTCGACTTCTTTCAACGGTAAACTTTCTTTATTTTGAATAAAATAAGTATTCACACAATATTTTTTTGCTATTTCATAAAGTTTTTTGGAATTCGAACTGTCGATACCTCCTATTATGACCATTAAATCGGAATCTATAGCAGTTTCCATACAGCTTTTTTGCCGCTCCTCTGTGGCGTGACAAATCGTATTGTGGACAACAATTTCTTTATTTTTCGTTCTGAAAAACGATACAATACCCTGAAACAGCTCCGTTGTAATTGTGGTCTGTGCCACGATGAAAAGCCGATCTTCGTTCACAGTCTCCGCTTCTTCTAAAGAAGAAACAATGGATGCCATATTGTCGCACCAACCGTTGATTCCGATGACCTCAGGGTGATTCCGATCTCCAATGACAACAATATGATACCCTTGATTTTTTGCATCACTCACCAAACGCTGAATTTTTTTAACAAAAGGGCAGGTCGCATCCACAACAGTGATATGACGAGCTTCCGCTTTTTGATAAAAACGCTCCGGTTCTCCATGGGATCTTACAATTACCACCGATCCCTCTTCTGCTTCATCAGGATCCTTAATAATGGACAAGCCCTTTGCTTCCAGCTCATCAGTCACATTCTTATTATGGATCAGCGGTCCGCAGCTATATATTTTAAGACCATTGTCCTTGTTTTCAACAATTGTCTGCTCTGCTTTCTTGATTGCTTCTTTTACACCGAAACAAAATCCCGAATGCTTTGCAAGTGTAATCTTCATTTATTCTGATACAGGCTTTCCAGGAATCGTTTGAAAGCCCCTTCCTTTCCATTTTCCTTAGGTATATAATATTTTGCTCCCGCTTTGTAGAGGTTATCCGGCAGATACTGCTGTTTGACATACCCGCCATAATCATGGGGGTATTTGTATCCAATTCCCAGTCCTCGTTTTTTCGCGCCGGAATAATGGGAGTCTTTTAAATGATCCGGTACATCGTCAATATTCTTCTTTTGCAGATCGGATGTTGCCATCTCGATTGCTACGATAGCAGAATTTGATTTCGGACAGGATGCCAGTAAAATAACCGCCTGTGCCAAATTAATTCTAGCCTCTGGAAGCCCAATCATAAGCGCTGCCTGAACGCAGCCTGTCACGATGGAGATTGCACTGGGATAGGCCATTCCAATATCCTCACTGGCCATGACCATGAGTCTTCTTCCGATCATCTGAATATCTGCTCCGCCTTCCAATAGTCGGGCAAGATAATGAATCGCTGCATCGGGATCACTGCCCCTCACAGATTTTTGCAGTGCTGACAAAATATTGTACTTGTCCTCACCTCGATCAAAAAAAGTGGTCTGGCGCTGCATCGCTTCGCCGATGATGGCTTTGTC
This genomic window from Clostridiales bacterium contains:
- the uraA gene encoding uracil permease — encoded protein: MKEQRRIIQVQERVPLAQGIPLSIQHTFAMFSASVLVPWLFGINASIVLLMNGIGTLIFIFMTKGKAPAYLGSSFAFLSPTFLLLANPELGYQYALGGFVVTGLIFCAVALIIKVVGTAWIDVLLPPAAMGPIVALIGLELAGTAANNAGLLTNETYTSINPKFVIVFAITILFAIFGQVLFKGFLAAIAILISIIAGYVASLALGLVDFSPVAEASIFALPNFMFPIFDLPSILIIVPASLVVISEHIGHQVVTSEIVGRDLIKDPGLHRSLLGDGISTTLSGLCGAVPTTTYGENIGVMAVTRVYSVWVIGGAAVFSIVLAFIGKASGLINTIPGPVMGGISFLLYGMIAASGLRLLVDKKVDYSRSRNLALSAVVFVTGLSGAFIQIGEVQLKGMCLATIVGMALSLVFYMIDKANLAND
- a CDS encoding bifunctional 4-hydroxy-3-methylbut-2-enyl diphosphate reductase/30S ribosomal protein S1, with product MKITLAKHSGFCFGVKEAIKKAEQTIVENKDNGLKIYSCGPLIHNKNVTDELEAKGLSIIKDPDEAEEGSVVIVRSHGEPERFYQKAEARHITVVDATCPFVKKIQRLVSDAKNQGYHIVVIGDRNHPEVIGINGWCDNMASIVSSLEEAETVNEDRLFIVAQTTITTELFQGIVSFFRTKNKEIVVHNTICHATEERQKSCMETAIDSDLMVIIGGIDSSNSKKLYEIAKKYCVNTYFIQNKESLPLKEVELCNKIGIAAGASTPERIIKEVIATMSELFTENKKDSMMHDLMDEIEKSLRLPRSGEIVNGEVIQVSNREIVVNLGCKKDGVIPRDEFTLEGDQELTDLFKEGDEIQAKVLKTDDGDGNILLSKKKLEVNEHWDEINNALENKSPINAKVVKQVNGGVIAVYKEVSGFIPLSQLSDKFIDKADEFMGKILPVRVTKVDQKKNKVVFSHKAFLSEEKQKKVQEIWDSLHVGDVVDGTVMRFTEYGAFVDIGGIDGLLHISEISWGKLKHPQEALKIGEKVQVKILSMNTEKGKISLGLKQNRPEPWTVIDENYQVGQTISGKIVQIKDYGAFVELEPGLDGLVHISEIAYKRVTNIADEISVGQEVSAKILEIDKDRKRISLSIKETLEPPTTSEAEAAPAEAVAEEASAAEAIEEAPAVESIEDAAVAEDQE